Proteins encoded together in one candidate division WOR-3 bacterium window:
- a CDS encoding peptidyl-prolyl cis-trans isomerase has protein sequence MKKWYLSILVLVTMCLGAKTTFPPLDSIYFYYAEGAYDKAKILMTNLSTKQFTPEQHFLLTLELGDYYLDKASDYPRAESIYQRLIEQYPKHNQLPDILYRLALAQELQEKFLDAAKNYELVATKYFKSRYGQEALDAIERCFRKNYQERVAYVNGYPLTRIELDDRISRNPTLYETFDKKMALLDTMIDNRLLYEAALARGIEKDPTVVRSITDTRNRLMFQTWYERKVTSKAEPAEKELKVLYRKNQSKYTTPEKVRAYQLVVVSKARADSLRALLIADPTKWDTLVKLHSIAPDKEKAGDLGFFARGVHPREIEEIAFKLKPGEISPPVAIRDTYYIIRVTQKEPRHVKPFDEVKNQIAVELRQERNNRLYEQEIDRLKKAAHIVRDSLAIEQNKETLAIINGVPITWEHLQQRLNAIPPFFRGQFETPEGKLRILDQLITEKLLLRECEKEKLWLANRVVEQVLNRKTALLIDTYRRQQTTERIRIDSLTLIKEYQATINDFKEPARVRCREMVARTKEKAEQLRRWAIAGQIPTLISGVAFLVPNEEKARELANILAQTTNPDSIAVLGALAGFNVRVSGTPTLNIAGRDVSDLSQPCQLAGPFLPADFCGLAFNDISRQDKLYEPVLIPVSNTEQLQSLLKQNRPPFTMEIIDSTRFGNYIQLTNPLPTGFLNNLFALETGAVTPIYKTANGYLIVKITKKDTAQKVTFEELIRRFSTSGSKWVGGEISLTRDDKSRDKKVVDAAYSISKGAYSPIIRLNDTTFTFIKVEEKKPAYTRPFSEVRSKIENKLRRQQEKELYEQLLKELRTKAKIEILMKEEDFEPVEPTPQSEQQNK, from the coding sequence ATGAAGAAATGGTATCTGAGCATATTAGTATTGGTAACGATGTGCCTCGGTGCGAAAACTACCTTTCCGCCGCTCGACAGCATTTACTTTTACTACGCCGAGGGGGCTTACGACAAGGCAAAAATCTTGATGACAAACCTCAGCACCAAGCAGTTCACGCCGGAACAGCATTTTTTATTAACCCTCGAACTTGGTGACTACTACCTCGACAAAGCCAGCGATTACCCCCGTGCCGAATCCATCTATCAGCGACTAATCGAACAGTACCCAAAACACAACCAATTGCCCGATATCCTCTATCGACTTGCCCTTGCCCAGGAATTACAGGAAAAGTTTCTGGATGCAGCCAAAAATTACGAACTGGTGGCGACAAAATATTTCAAATCCCGGTATGGTCAAGAGGCGCTCGATGCAATTGAACGCTGCTTCCGCAAAAACTATCAGGAACGTGTTGCTTATGTCAATGGCTACCCTCTGACTCGCATCGAACTCGATGACCGAATCAGCCGCAATCCAACTCTGTATGAGACCTTCGATAAAAAAATGGCATTGCTTGATACGATGATTGACAATCGTCTGCTTTATGAAGCGGCCCTTGCTCGGGGAATTGAAAAAGACCCAACGGTCGTACGGAGTATTACCGACACCCGAAACCGACTGATGTTTCAAACCTGGTATGAGCGCAAGGTTACAAGCAAAGCCGAACCTGCGGAAAAGGAACTGAAAGTGCTCTACAGGAAAAACCAGTCAAAGTACACAACACCCGAAAAAGTCCGTGCCTATCAACTGGTCGTTGTATCGAAAGCCCGCGCCGATTCACTCCGCGCTCTGCTCATCGCCGACCCTACAAAATGGGATACACTGGTTAAATTGCATTCAATCGCGCCTGATAAGGAAAAAGCGGGCGATTTAGGTTTTTTTGCCCGGGGCGTGCACCCAAGGGAAATTGAAGAAATCGCTTTCAAACTTAAGCCGGGTGAAATCAGCCCGCCGGTGGCCATCCGCGATACTTATTATATCATCCGTGTTACCCAGAAGGAACCGCGTCACGTCAAACCATTTGATGAAGTTAAAAACCAGATTGCCGTTGAACTCCGCCAAGAACGAAACAATCGTCTTTACGAACAGGAAATCGACCGTTTGAAGAAAGCCGCCCACATCGTACGCGATAGCCTTGCAATCGAACAAAACAAAGAGACTTTAGCAATAATCAACGGTGTCCCGATAACCTGGGAACATCTCCAACAACGACTTAACGCAATTCCCCCATTCTTCCGCGGACAGTTCGAAACACCCGAAGGTAAACTCCGCATCCTTGACCAGTTAATCACTGAAAAACTTCTCCTCCGCGAATGTGAAAAGGAAAAGTTGTGGCTTGCCAATCGAGTAGTTGAACAGGTCCTGAATCGCAAAACCGCCTTGCTCATCGATACCTATCGCCGGCAACAAACTACCGAAAGAATCCGGATCGACTCCCTTACTCTGATAAAAGAGTACCAGGCAACCATCAACGACTTCAAAGAACCGGCGCGGGTACGTTGTCGGGAAATGGTCGCCCGCACCAAAGAAAAAGCGGAACAGTTGCGCCGTTGGGCTATCGCGGGCCAAATACCGACGCTCATCAGTGGCGTTGCTTTTCTCGTACCGAACGAAGAAAAAGCGCGGGAACTTGCTAACATCCTCGCTCAAACTACCAACCCCGATTCAATCGCAGTTCTTGGCGCGCTTGCTGGTTTTAATGTCCGCGTTTCTGGCACCCCAACGCTAAATATCGCTGGCCGTGATGTGAGTGACCTCTCCCAACCCTGTCAACTTGCCGGACCGTTCTTACCTGCTGACTTTTGTGGTCTTGCTTTTAACGACATCTCCCGCCAAGATAAACTTTACGAACCGGTTCTCATCCCTGTTTCCAACACCGAACAGTTGCAATCTCTTTTAAAACAAAACCGTCCCCCGTTTACTATGGAGATTATCGACTCAACCCGTTTCGGCAACTATATCCAACTCACCAACCCGCTTCCAACCGGTTTCCTAAACAACCTCTTCGCCCTTGAGACCGGCGCTGTTACACCTATCTATAAAACGGCTAATGGTTACCTGATTGTCAAAATAACGAAAAAAGACACCGCCCAAAAAGTGACGTTCGAGGAACTCATTCGGCGATTCTCGACCTCGGGTAGCAAATGGGTTGGCGGCGAAATTTCCCTGACACGCGACGACAAATCCCGGGATAAAAAGGTTGTTGATGCTGCCTACTCAATTAGTAAGGGAGCCTACTCTCCCATAATCCGGCTCAACGATACCACTTTTACATTTATCAAAGTGGAAGAAAAGAAACCCGCTTACACGCGACCTTTCTCCGAAGTCCGGAGCAAAATTGAAAACAAACTACGCCGTCAGCAGGAAAAAGAACTTTACGAACAACTGCTGAAAGAACTTCGAACTAAGGCAAAAATTGAAATTCTGATGAAAGAGGAAGACTTCGAGCCGGTTGAACCAACTCCCCAGTCTGAACAACAGAATAAATAA
- a CDS encoding transglutaminase domain-containing protein yields MKKIVIGVIFVLIFACGGKTDRKARGFTDSGNDSNGVWLATYLMGKKVGWAVTRCVPVADGYKFDNIMRMTVGMLGKIQRVNFHSRVVTNSDWTLRSFQFELGSQDGLFKANGRVEDGWLIMERVGVKGAHRIKLTRQLYPIEALGRIVVTGNHESGMSLNYLTFDGTVMDTLPTTVTVLGPESIKLNGGTIPTLKVKVKRAKTEVTTWLDANGMTVKEESPMGLNSYRVSEKEALAGESGYPVDLLRLFAVPVDTVVPEPNKVRRVVMEVTGLDTAEFDLDGTYQQVMTRSPLRLEIVTPSPILGRKLPITSESEYLQPSVSIQADAAPIKEKAREIVKGVEDASAAAERILNWVHRSLKKEAVASLPNALDVLENLKGDCNEHSVLYAALSRAAGIPAKVVVGLVYMDGAFYYHAWNEVYLDRWVPVDATFGEFPASALHLKLAEGELSRQAEVLGLVKKIGIKILEFE; encoded by the coding sequence CAAGAGGGTTTACAGATTCGGGTAACGATTCGAATGGTGTGTGGCTGGCGACATATCTAATGGGGAAGAAGGTCGGCTGGGCGGTAACGAGATGTGTTCCAGTCGCAGACGGGTATAAATTTGACAACATTATGAGAATGACAGTAGGTATGCTGGGCAAAATCCAGCGGGTTAATTTTCATTCCCGGGTAGTTACCAATTCCGATTGGACCCTGCGTTCTTTTCAATTTGAACTGGGTTCGCAAGACGGTTTATTTAAGGCTAACGGAAGGGTTGAGGATGGGTGGTTGATAATGGAGCGAGTGGGGGTGAAAGGTGCGCATCGTATCAAATTAACACGGCAGCTTTATCCAATCGAAGCGCTTGGTCGCATAGTGGTTACGGGAAATCACGAATCAGGCATGAGTTTAAATTATCTGACATTTGACGGCACGGTGATGGATACATTACCCACAACTGTTACGGTGTTGGGTCCTGAATCAATTAAATTAAACGGGGGAACAATCCCGACATTGAAGGTGAAAGTTAAGCGGGCAAAAACCGAAGTTACAACCTGGCTGGATGCGAACGGAATGACCGTTAAAGAAGAGTCTCCCATGGGGTTGAACTCTTATCGGGTTAGCGAGAAAGAGGCGTTAGCGGGAGAGTCAGGATATCCTGTTGACCTGCTGCGTCTGTTTGCGGTGCCCGTTGACACGGTGGTTCCTGAGCCGAATAAGGTAAGACGAGTAGTGATGGAGGTTACCGGGCTTGATACAGCAGAGTTTGACCTCGACGGAACCTATCAACAGGTTATGACGAGGTCGCCGTTGCGTCTGGAGATTGTGACCCCTTCCCCGATTCTTGGGCGGAAACTGCCGATAACTTCAGAATCAGAGTATCTTCAACCTTCAGTTTCAATTCAGGCGGACGCGGCACCGATTAAGGAGAAGGCGAGGGAAATTGTTAAAGGAGTAGAAGATGCCTCGGCAGCGGCAGAAAGAATTTTGAACTGGGTTCACCGCTCTCTAAAGAAGGAGGCGGTTGCCTCATTGCCTAATGCATTGGATGTTTTAGAGAATCTAAAAGGTGATTGCAATGAGCATTCAGTGCTTTACGCTGCACTAAGTCGCGCCGCAGGTATTCCCGCAAAAGTAGTTGTCGGTTTAGTTTACATGGATGGTGCATTTTATTACCATGCCTGGAACGAGGTTTATCTTGACCGCTGGGTGCCGGTTGATGCTACTTTTGGTGAATTTCCCGCCAGTGCCTTGCATTTGAAACTTGCCGAAGGTGAATTGAGCCGCCAGGCAGAGGTGCTGGGATTAGTAAAGAAAATCGGAATCAAGATTCTGGAGTTTGAATAA
- a CDS encoding PorV/PorQ family protein: MIKKLTLQICVILFTSLWATKYAGDFEELGTSARAIGMGGAVTASANDPSTIYYNPALSSRLARNSVLLMHSEDFSGLVKHNFVGISFPDGCQAFGFAILHNGIPGIKLTKVPDSTQEPGENNRPYVDKIVNANQLVGYFNYARNLSSRLALGGNAKIIYQELGGTGSCLGMGVDLGLILTPIVDINLGCRIRNISTSPLFWNTGRKEYITPRAALGISKLFTFGHNRLQLAVEVESNFEEKTLLPNFGIEYAFREALFGRIGIFRNNFSFGLGFKFKRFHIDYGYATGTAPESRELGTPQQISGGVEF; this comes from the coding sequence ATGATTAAGAAATTAACCTTGCAGATTTGTGTTATACTATTCACTTCTCTCTGGGCAACAAAGTACGCCGGGGATTTTGAAGAGCTCGGAACATCAGCGCGTGCCATTGGTATGGGAGGCGCGGTCACCGCCAGCGCCAACGACCCCAGCACGATTTACTACAACCCGGCACTCTCCTCTCGGCTTGCGCGAAACTCAGTGCTGCTAATGCACTCCGAAGACTTTTCCGGACTTGTAAAACACAACTTCGTCGGCATCAGTTTTCCGGATGGGTGCCAGGCTTTCGGCTTTGCTATCCTGCACAATGGCATACCCGGTATAAAACTTACGAAAGTGCCCGATTCAACTCAGGAACCCGGGGAAAACAACCGCCCCTATGTGGATAAAATTGTCAACGCCAACCAGCTTGTCGGATACTTCAACTACGCGCGGAATTTATCTTCCCGGCTTGCCCTGGGCGGTAACGCCAAAATTATCTATCAAGAACTCGGTGGCACCGGTTCCTGTCTTGGAATGGGGGTTGACCTTGGTTTGATTTTGACACCAATCGTCGACATCAATCTTGGCTGCCGGATTCGCAACATCAGCACCTCGCCTCTTTTCTGGAACACCGGAAGAAAGGAATACATCACCCCTCGAGCCGCTTTGGGTATCAGCAAACTATTTACCTTCGGCCACAACCGTCTCCAGCTCGCGGTTGAAGTAGAAAGCAACTTTGAAGAAAAAACATTGCTGCCCAACTTCGGAATTGAATATGCCTTTCGCGAAGCTCTCTTCGGGCGAATCGGCATATTCCGTAACAACTTCAGTTTTGGACTGGGATTTAAATTCAAGCGTTTTCATATCGACTACGGCTACGCTACCGGTACGGCTCCGGAATCCAGAGAACTGGGCACTCCGCAGCAAATCTCAGGAGGTGTTGAGTTTTAG